The following proteins are encoded in a genomic region of Opitutus sp.:
- a CDS encoding mechanosensitive ion channel family protein, which yields MKHVRAAFVFLVLSLSSVWSQTEAPATADTTAQSSTAASAELATQAAAALAYKPHTTPATDYLEQLVDAILALFHVRSSGNTWQHYAIAATLLVAFYLLRRVVTHWIFGFLKKLASRTSTTFDDKLFPALETPAATFIALLGLFAAIKVLKLPAAGDDVLKVAMTVAFSVCFFWTLLRTLNAFLDHLAEVAQERQAGVAAFMPWIKKALVTLFVVLGALMIAQSLGANVKAFLAGLGIGGLAFALAAQDTIANLFGSVVVAIDQPFKLGETVKIGAFTGTVEDIGLRSTKLRAVDKSLIVLPNKMVASEVVTNLARFLERRVEQVLGLTYDTSPEQMEAIVEDFRQILLAEAEIDPATFHVYFRDYSASSIDLWVVYIARDPDFTKHMKLRQRINLAFMRAVQARGLSFAYPTQTLELSAKTTQALAQRQNSGA from the coding sequence ATGAAACACGTGCGCGCCGCCTTTGTTTTCCTCGTCCTCAGCCTGTCGTCGGTCTGGTCCCAGACCGAGGCCCCGGCCACTGCCGACACCACCGCCCAGTCGAGCACCGCAGCCTCCGCCGAGCTTGCGACGCAGGCCGCAGCGGCACTCGCCTACAAGCCCCACACCACGCCCGCCACTGACTACCTCGAACAATTGGTGGACGCCATTCTTGCCCTTTTCCACGTGCGCAGCAGCGGTAACACTTGGCAGCACTACGCGATCGCGGCGACCCTGCTGGTCGCCTTCTACCTACTTCGCCGCGTGGTGACCCACTGGATTTTCGGGTTCCTCAAAAAACTGGCATCGCGCACCTCCACCACCTTTGACGACAAGCTGTTTCCCGCGCTGGAAACGCCCGCTGCGACCTTCATTGCCCTGCTCGGGTTATTCGCCGCGATCAAGGTCCTCAAACTGCCTGCCGCAGGCGACGACGTCCTCAAGGTCGCCATGACGGTGGCCTTCTCGGTGTGTTTCTTTTGGACGCTTTTACGAACCCTCAACGCGTTCCTCGACCACTTGGCCGAAGTCGCCCAAGAGCGCCAAGCCGGAGTGGCCGCCTTTATGCCGTGGATCAAAAAGGCGCTGGTCACGCTGTTCGTGGTGCTGGGTGCGCTGATGATCGCCCAAAGCCTGGGCGCCAACGTGAAGGCCTTTCTCGCCGGTCTGGGCATCGGCGGCTTGGCCTTCGCCCTCGCTGCCCAGGACACCATTGCCAACCTGTTTGGCTCCGTAGTGGTCGCCATCGACCAGCCGTTCAAACTCGGTGAGACCGTGAAAATCGGCGCGTTTACCGGCACGGTCGAAGACATCGGCCTGCGCTCCACCAAACTGCGCGCCGTGGACAAATCCCTGATCGTCCTGCCCAACAAAATGGTCGCTTCAGAAGTGGTCACCAACCTTGCCCGATTCCTCGAACGACGCGTCGAACAGGTGCTCGGCCTCACCTACGACACCTCGCCCGAACAAATGGAGGCCATCGTCGAGGACTTCCGCCAAATCCTGCTTGCAGAAGCCGAGATCGATCCGGCTACGTTTCACGTTTATTTCCGCGACTACAGTGCGTCGTCGATCGACCTGTGGGTCGTCTACATTGCGCGCGACCCGGATTTCACCAAGCACATGAAGCTTCGTCAGCGCATCAACCTGGCCTTTATGCGCGCCGTGCAAGCCCGCGGCCTCTCCTTCGCCTACCCGACGCAGACCCTCGAACTGAGCGCCAAAACAACCCAGGCGCTAGCGCAGCGCCAAAACAGCGGAGCCTGA
- a CDS encoding RNA polymerase sigma factor: MRVETTMSEAGVERNDEELARALSRGEERALDVLMTRWQVPLRAFLYRYLHNEADAFDLAQETFVRVYRHRANYQEGKRFSTWMFQIGLNLARDHARRRVRRPMVALEDAPEAVSEGDPREGTLGAERARAVREAIGELPESLREAVLLFEYEHKSHAEIAAIVGASAKAVETRLHRAREQLRKGLRRFFS; this comes from the coding sequence GAGCGAAACGACGAGGAACTGGCCCGGGCGTTGAGCCGGGGGGAGGAGCGTGCACTCGATGTGTTGATGACGCGCTGGCAGGTGCCGTTGCGGGCGTTTTTGTACCGGTATTTGCACAACGAGGCGGATGCGTTCGATCTGGCGCAGGAGACGTTTGTGCGGGTGTACCGGCACCGGGCTAACTACCAGGAGGGAAAGCGGTTTTCGACGTGGATGTTCCAAATCGGGCTTAACTTGGCGCGCGATCACGCGCGGCGGAGGGTGCGGCGGCCGATGGTGGCGCTGGAGGATGCGCCCGAGGCGGTGAGCGAGGGAGATCCGCGGGAGGGAACGCTGGGGGCCGAGCGGGCGCGGGCCGTGCGGGAGGCGATCGGCGAGCTGCCGGAGTCGTTGCGCGAGGCGGTGCTGCTATTTGAATATGAACACAAGTCCCACGCGGAGATCGCCGCGATCGTGGGGGCGAGCGCCAAGGCCGTGGAGACGCGCTTGCACCGGGCGCGCGAGCAGTTGCGCAAGGGGTTGCGGCGTTTTTTCAGCTGA